The Bacteroidota bacterium DNA window AAACGCGCAGTCGTATTTTCAGTTGGCGCATTCGGCGACCGATGGTTCAAGATGGCTGAAGCTAACGGGATACCGGCAGACAAACATTCTGCGGAATTAGGCAAACCAACTACGCCCGAAATCGTGGACCAGTATTTATCCACCGGTAAGTACGACGTATTCACGATAACACACAACGAAACGAGCACGGGAATAATGCACGACCTGGAACCGTTTGCGGAGCTAAAGAAAAAGTATCCCGACGTTTATTGGCTCGTGGATGCGGTAAGTTCTTTAGGTGGTGTAAAGATTGATGTCGATAAATTAGGAATTGATGTCTGTATAACTTCTACACAAAAAGCACTCGCTCTTCCCCCCGGAATGGCGATAGCTTCAGTTACAATGCGCTCCCTTGAACATGCCAAGACTGTAAAAAATCGCGGACTGTATCTCGATATCGTTGACATCTATAGCTACATCGAGAAAAAAGATCATCAGTATTCTTCAACTCCCTCACTTTCGCATATGTTTGCACTCAATTTCCAACTCGACAGAATTTTAGCCGAAGGATTGGAAAACAGATTCAACCGTCATTTTGAGATGGCAGAATATACACGCGCCTGGGCAAAGAAACATTTTGCTCTTTTCCCCGAAGAAAAATTTTCTTCCCAAACGCTTACCACAATTACAAATACTAAAAATATTTCGATCGCAAATCTTAACAGCGAGTTAGCAAAAATTGGAATGCAGATTTCCAACGGCTATGGTGATTTGAAAGAAAAAACTTTCCGCATCGCACACATGGGCGAATTAACGATGGCAGACATTAAAGAAGTTACGTCTGCAATTGAAAAAATATTACAACTATAGAAAGGAATGAATAATGAAAATATTAATTTCTGATGGTATAGAAGACGTCGGCAAAAAAATTCTTCTTGATGCCGGGTTTCAAGTTGACGATAAAAAATTAACACCTGAAGAATTATTAAAAGAAATTCCAAACTATAATGCTATTATCGTCAGGTCAGCTACTAAAGTTACAAAAGAAGTTATTGAAGCCGGTAAAAACTTAAAAGCTATTGCCCGCGGCGGTGTAGGTTTAGATAATATCGATGTGGCATTTGCGAAAAGTAAGGGAATACCTGTGCTCAATACTCCCGGTGCCTCAGCAATATCAGTAGCAGAGTTGGCTATTGCGCATATGTTTGCGCTTTGCCGATTTATCCACGTTTCTACAACAGAAATGAGGAATTTGAAGTGGCCCAAAAAAGAATACAGCAAAGGCGTTGAACTTACAGGTAAAACGCTTGGAATATTCGGTATTGGAAGTATCGGTAAAGAAGTAGCCAAACGCGCAATTGGTTTGGGAATGAATGTGATTGCTTACGATCCGTTTGTTACAACAACCGATTTAAATGTGAAGCTAACTACTCAGGATGAAGTTCTGAAACAATCCGATTTTATATCGCTGCACATTCCGCTTGATAAAAAAGTTGGTGCTGCAATAACCAAAAAAGAATTCGATATGATGAAGACCGGAGTAGTATTGATAAACTGCGCACGCGGTGGAGTTGTTTCCGAAAGCGATTTACTCGAAGCTTTAAAGAGTGGAAAAGTTGCAGCAACAGGAATCGATGTATTCGTGAACGAACCTGTAACTGATACGCAAAAGGAACTTCTCAATCATCCCAATGTATCGGCAACACCTCATATCGGTGCATCGACAAACGAAGCTCAAGAACGTGTAGGCGAAGAAATCGCGACAAAAGTAGTAAATGCGTTGAAATAGTATTTATGTAGTAAGTAGATTGAATAAATTTATTTACTATAATTTTAATTTTTTCATTTTTAATTTTTAATTTCTTATTATGGCAATATTACGACCTTTTCACGGCTGGCGCCCTCTGCCGCAATATGCAACCGAGGTAGCAGCAAAACCTTATGATGTTTTAAATTCCGAAGAAGCAAGAAAAGAAGCTGAAGGACATCCTCTTAGTTTTTTACACGTAGGCAAACCCGAAATCGATTTAGAACCTTCGATACATCTCTACGACACCCGTGTTTATCAAAAAGCAAAAGAGAATTTAAACAAATTTATTAACGAAGGAATCTTACTAAAAGATCAGGAACCTTATTTTTACTTGTACGCTCAAACGATGGGAACACACACACAATACGGAATTGTAGGTTGTGTTTCTATTCAAGAATATTTGAACGATACAATAAAGAAACACGAACTGACTCGCAAAGATAAAGAAGACGACCGGACAAATCACGTACGAGTTACAAACGCACACACAGGTCCCATTTTCTTAACATATCCTGCACACAACGAGGTTGATAAAATTGTTGAACACGTATCTGCTTCCAAGTCGGTTTACAATTTTGTTGCGGCAGATAGTATTCGTCATCAATTTTGGCTAATAACAAATCAAAACACAATCGCACAAATAAAAAAACTTTTTGATGCTATTCCTACCCTTTACGTTGCCGATGGCCATCACCGTTCGGCATCGGCTGCAAGAATGGGTGTTGAACTTGCTAACAACAATCCAAACCACACGGGCGATGAAGAATACAATTTTTTTCTTGCAGTCCTCTTCCCTCACAATCAATTAAAAATTTTGGATTATAACCGTGTTGTTAAAAATTTGAACGGCAGAACTGTTGATGAATTTCTGAGTGAAATAAAAAGTAATTTCGAGATTGAAGAATCGCCTGCACAAGCCAAGCCGAGAATGAAGGGCGAATTCGGAATGTATATTAATAAAAAGTGGTATTATTTACGTCCACTTCCCAACTTGATTATAAGTGGCAATATTATTGCAAGACTTGATGTCTCGATTTTGCAAAATCACTTATTGCACCCGGTGCTTGGAATAGATGACCCTAGAACGAGTAAAAATATTGATTTTGTTGGAGGAATCAGAGGTCTGGGCGAGCTTGAACGCCGTGTTGATTCAGGAGAAATGGCTGTTACGTTTGCTCTTTTTCCAACTTCGATTGAAGAACTGATGGCAATTGCAGATGCCGGTAAAATTATGCCGCCGAAATCAACATGGTTCGAACCGAAACTAAGAGACGGACTGGTAATACACTTTTTAAGTTAGTCAAAGACTTGTTTGATGTTTTGCAAAACTCATCATAGTTTCTTATCTTTCTCAAGTTGATAGACAATTGACAATTAGTCATCCTCCTTCGTCCGCTCATAGCGGACTTCGGCGGACAAGTTAACAATTAGAACGCGCCTGTAGCTCAATTGGATAGAGCATCTGCCTTCGGAGCAGAGGGTTAGGGGTTCAAGTCGGTCATTTTCAGCATATTTTTTACTACTGTAGATAGAATTGTTGATTGGAGAGCAATAAAATGTCAACAAAACTCTATCTCTACAAACGGTCAAACGGTGTTTATTATATCGGTTACTTTTATGCGGGCTTAAAGCGTTGGAAGTCAACCGGGAAACAATCAAAGTTTGATGCTTTGAAGATACTACAAAACTTCGAGCAACACCTACAGAAAAAACAAACTTCAATTTCATTCGAGCAATTCATTGAGCAGTTTAAAACTGTTCAAGCTCATTCCTTCCGTGTTAAGACGTTAAGCATATACGAGCAAGCTTTTAATAACTTCAAAACAATTCTCGGTAACAAGGCACTCAGTCAATAC harbors:
- a CDS encoding D-2-hydroxyacid dehydrogenase, producing the protein MKILISDGIEDVGKKILLDAGFQVDDKKLTPEELLKEIPNYNAIIVRSATKVTKEVIEAGKNLKAIARGGVGLDNIDVAFAKSKGIPVLNTPGASAISVAELAIAHMFALCRFIHVSTTEMRNLKWPKKEYSKGVELTGKTLGIFGIGSIGKEVAKRAIGLGMNVIAYDPFVTTTDLNVKLTTQDEVLKQSDFISLHIPLDKKVGAAITKKEFDMMKTGVVLINCARGGVVSESDLLEALKSGKVAATGIDVFVNEPVTDTQKELLNHPNVSATPHIGASTNEAQERVGEEIATKVVNALK
- a CDS encoding alanine--glyoxylate aminotransferase family protein; this translates as MHKKLFIPGPTEVAPEVLAKMATPMIGHRSKDASNLQREITEKLRKLMYTANPILLSTTSGSGLMEGSLKSLTAKRAVVFSVGAFGDRWFKMAEANGIPADKHSAELGKPTTPEIVDQYLSTGKYDVFTITHNETSTGIMHDLEPFAELKKKYPDVYWLVDAVSSLGGVKIDVDKLGIDVCITSTQKALALPPGMAIASVTMRSLEHAKTVKNRGLYLDIVDIYSYIEKKDHQYSSTPSLSHMFALNFQLDRILAEGLENRFNRHFEMAEYTRAWAKKHFALFPEEKFSSQTLTTITNTKNISIANLNSELAKIGMQISNGYGDLKEKTFRIAHMGELTMADIKEVTSAIEKILQL
- a CDS encoding DUF1015 family protein, which codes for MAILRPFHGWRPLPQYATEVAAKPYDVLNSEEARKEAEGHPLSFLHVGKPEIDLEPSIHLYDTRVYQKAKENLNKFINEGILLKDQEPYFYLYAQTMGTHTQYGIVGCVSIQEYLNDTIKKHELTRKDKEDDRTNHVRVTNAHTGPIFLTYPAHNEVDKIVEHVSASKSVYNFVAADSIRHQFWLITNQNTIAQIKKLFDAIPTLYVADGHHRSASAARMGVELANNNPNHTGDEEYNFFLAVLFPHNQLKILDYNRVVKNLNGRTVDEFLSEIKSNFEIEESPAQAKPRMKGEFGMYINKKWYYLRPLPNLIISGNIIARLDVSILQNHLLHPVLGIDDPRTSKNIDFVGGIRGLGELERRVDSGEMAVTFALFPTSIEELMAIADAGKIMPPKSTWFEPKLRDGLVIHFLS